One Tamlana carrageenivorans genomic region harbors:
- a CDS encoding FecR family protein has product MADYKLTEFQIAELIYKSVSKTISVEEQAVLDQWLSVASNLELYNKITDRQNIQDKFAIYKHIETEKAYKNIEARLFETDNSSKAFKLKHYLRYAAILIVCLAFVYALKDNFFTYNDPFVVPNENVVLQLENGTVKIIREDGSTQVVDENGQVVGNQSGNKIAYNKVNDQAEKLVYNTLKVPYGKRFEIELSDGTKVYLNAGTSLKYPVQFIKNQKREVYLTGEAFFSVSKDEKHPFLVHTDDLNVQVLGTEFNFSSYPEDDEVNVVLVEGAVNLFTTNNQEYSKRLSPGFMGVYQRGYSGEISTTPVITDVYTSWIHGGLVFRNMTFGNILKKMERHFNVTIINNNVELTDEKFNASFRDEPIEKILEYFKITYNIDYTIKKNIITIN; this is encoded by the coding sequence ATGGCAGATTATAAACTAACAGAATTTCAAATAGCAGAATTAATTTATAAGTCTGTAAGCAAAACTATCTCGGTTGAGGAACAAGCGGTTTTAGATCAATGGTTAAGTGTTGCATCTAATCTAGAACTTTACAATAAAATTACAGATCGACAAAATATTCAAGATAAGTTTGCAATTTATAAGCATATAGAAACCGAAAAGGCTTATAAAAACATTGAAGCCCGTTTATTTGAAACGGATAATTCATCTAAAGCTTTTAAACTAAAACATTATTTAAGATATGCAGCTATTCTTATAGTGTGTTTGGCTTTTGTATATGCTCTGAAAGATAATTTTTTTACATATAACGACCCGTTTGTAGTGCCAAATGAAAACGTGGTGCTTCAGTTGGAAAATGGCACCGTGAAAATAATTAGAGAGGATGGTTCCACGCAAGTAGTAGATGAAAATGGCCAAGTAGTGGGGAATCAGTCTGGAAATAAAATCGCATATAATAAAGTTAATGATCAAGCGGAAAAACTGGTCTATAATACTTTAAAGGTGCCCTATGGGAAACGTTTTGAGATTGAGTTATCTGATGGTACAAAAGTTTATCTTAACGCTGGAACATCGTTAAAATACCCCGTTCAGTTTATAAAGAATCAAAAGCGTGAAGTTTACCTAACGGGTGAAGCTTTTTTTAGTGTCTCGAAAGATGAAAAGCACCCTTTCTTAGTGCATACCGATGATTTAAATGTACAAGTTTTGGGTACCGAGTTTAATTTTTCAAGTTATCCTGAAGATGATGAAGTTAACGTGGTTTTGGTAGAAGGAGCTGTTAATTTGTTTACAACCAACAACCAGGAATATAGTAAGCGTTTAAGTCCAGGTTTTATGGGAGTATACCAACGTGGTTATTCTGGAGAAATTTCAACAACACCAGTTATTACAGATGTTTATACCTCTTGGATACATGGTGGATTGGTTTTTCGAAACATGACATTTGGTAATATTTTGAAAAAAATGGAACGGCATTTTAATGTGACTATAATCAATAATAATGTTGAATTAACCGATGAAAAATTTAATGCCAGTTTTAGAGATGAGCCTATTGAAAAGATTTTAGAATATTTTAAAATCACATACAACATTGATTACACTATTAAGAAAAATATAATAACGATTAATTAA
- a CDS encoding RNA polymerase sigma factor, with amino-acid sequence MNNNLLNSKLEQIDNNNLEAFIPLLKAGDKAAFKVIFEAYYKRLYAFALNYVKNTYAAEDIVTQVLLKLWQKRQKIDTIKNLKSYLYTMVKNAAIDFNKKERKMIRLDVKKHDTIPLKNQFIIEEETHAILFQALERLPEKCRKVFEMSCIDGVKYKDIAEELQISINTVKSQRARAVDLLKAQLKDYPFFQVLLATC; translated from the coding sequence GTGAATAATAACTTGCTGAACTCCAAATTGGAACAAATCGATAATAATAATTTAGAAGCCTTCATTCCTCTTTTAAAAGCAGGGGATAAAGCTGCTTTTAAAGTTATTTTTGAAGCCTATTATAAGCGTTTATATGCATTTGCTTTAAATTATGTGAAGAATACTTATGCTGCTGAAGACATTGTAACTCAAGTTTTATTAAAACTTTGGCAAAAACGACAAAAGATTGATACCATAAAAAATTTAAAATCGTACCTATATACTATGGTTAAAAATGCGGCTATCGATTTTAATAAAAAGGAGAGAAAAATGATACGGCTTGATGTTAAAAAGCACGATACAATTCCGTTAAAAAATCAATTTATTATTGAAGAGGAAACCCATGCTATTTTATTTCAGGCCTTAGAGCGTCTACCAGAAAAATGTAGAAAGGTTTTTGAGATGTCTTGTATAGATGGTGTAAAATATAAAGACATAGCCGAAGAACTTCAAATTAGCATTAATACCGTGAAATCGCAACGCGCTAGAGCCGTAGATTTACTTAAAGCCCAATTAAAAGACTACCCGTTTTTTCAAGTATTATTGGCTACTTGTTAA
- a CDS encoding DUF3575 domain-containing protein, producing the protein MFTLLCLGAFSLISNAQASRPVKANEIAFVATDLINGTFQFKYERLIGDHFSVNLGLGYKGTQGLVNLSGLDTEKIKTSDITYSGIKIIPEGRYYLNNIRQTGMIGFYFGAYVKYSGFDSDLDGTYINDAGTSYKVEFDAKISVTSVGLMVGYKLPIYKRFAIDFLIAGPGAGFYNFSIENKKDLPDEFYDDFNEALEKYSIFDLLDGDFRFSDVKRKSDLRLPSFRYSISLTYTF; encoded by the coding sequence ATTTTTACCCTTCTATGCCTTGGTGCTTTTTCGCTTATAAGTAATGCTCAGGCCAGTCGTCCTGTTAAGGCAAATGAAATTGCATTTGTTGCAACCGACCTCATTAATGGCACGTTCCAGTTTAAATATGAACGCTTAATAGGCGATCATTTTTCGGTTAATTTAGGACTTGGATATAAAGGCACACAGGGCCTTGTTAATCTTTCAGGCTTAGACACAGAAAAAATTAAAACAAGTGATATCACCTATTCTGGGATTAAAATTATACCAGAAGGGAGATACTACCTTAATAACATAAGGCAAACTGGTATGATTGGATTTTATTTTGGAGCCTATGTTAAATATTCTGGATTTGATTCTGATTTGGACGGCACTTATATTAACGATGCTGGCACATCATACAAGGTAGAATTTGATGCCAAAATAAGCGTGACTTCTGTAGGTCTCATGGTGGGCTACAAACTACCTATTTACAAAAGATTTGCCATAGACTTCCTTATTGCAGGCCCTGGTGCTGGGTTTTACAACTTTTCTATAGAAAACAAAAAAGATCTTCCTGATGAATTTTACGATGATTTTAATGAAGCCTTAGAAAAGTATAGTATTTTCGATTTATTAGATGGCGACTTCAGGTTTAGTGATGTAAAACGAAAATCTGACCTCAGGCTGCCTTCATTTCGATATAGCATATCTTTAACCTACACTTTCTAA
- a CDS encoding porin family protein, with product MRKTFLLGFIFFVLTTSVQAQAALFALLFGDKVATENFNVSLEVGGTFMSYSNLEDHGRSKMGINFGIGGNIKLNENWFVCPNIYFLAKRNLFLNHYSLNSGNPELDLIFSDVPTRITLNYIDVPVFLSYQTNNKRYRFSVAPQVSFLQKSRAEFQHAEGDFTQNFDGYTRDVDYGMMADIGYILGKAHQGKGLHIHLRYYYGFTDILKDQISTAHNRSNYISLHLSLPFITDELAEKNLESYSK from the coding sequence ATGAGAAAAACTTTTTTATTGGGCTTTATTTTTTTTGTACTAACAACATCGGTACAAGCCCAAGCAGCTTTATTTGCTCTATTATTTGGAGACAAAGTAGCCACCGAAAACTTTAATGTAAGTCTAGAGGTTGGCGGAACCTTTATGAGCTATTCGAACCTAGAAGATCATGGTCGGTCTAAAATGGGCATAAATTTTGGTATTGGAGGCAATATTAAATTAAACGAAAACTGGTTTGTTTGTCCGAATATCTACTTCCTCGCTAAGCGTAATTTATTTCTAAATCATTATTCTTTAAATTCTGGTAACCCAGAACTGGATCTTATTTTTTCAGATGTCCCTACAAGAATCACCCTTAATTACATCGATGTTCCTGTATTTTTATCCTACCAAACTAACAATAAAAGATACCGTTTCAGTGTAGCGCCTCAGGTATCATTTCTTCAAAAATCACGAGCTGAATTTCAGCATGCTGAAGGCGATTTTACACAAAATTTCGATGGCTATACGCGCGATGTAGACTATGGCATGATGGCAGATATCGGATACATTTTAGGAAAAGCGCACCAAGGGAAAGGCCTTCACATTCACCTGAGATATTACTATGGATTTACCGATATTTTAAAAGACCAAATTAGTACGGCGCATAATCGTTCTAATTATATATCTTTACACCTTAGCCTGCCCTTTATTACCGATGAATTGGCAGAAAAAAACCTTGAATCTTATTCTAAATAA
- a CDS encoding HAD family hydrolase — MNTNKALQILLFTFIFGLISSCNSKKDSEIVIAPEPETGIADPLSSWHDNATKKAITSYVTEVSTSGNPNFIPISDRIATFDNDGTLWSEQPVYFQLFFAMYRIKALAPEHPEWKNKQPFKAVLENDMKALMASGEKGLLELVMASHSGMTAEEFEDLVKDWLAHETHPRFNKPYNEVIFKPMLELLDYLRANNFKTYIVSGGGVEFMRPWTEETYGIPKDQIIGSSVKTEFTFENGKAQIKRLPQIDFIDDKAGKPVGINKFIGKKPVFAAGNSDGDLQMLQYSASSNYKSFQLYVHHTDADREWAYDRESHIGTFDKGLDYAQENGWTIIDMKNDWKVIYPFETNN, encoded by the coding sequence ATGAATACAAACAAAGCCCTTCAAATATTATTATTTACTTTTATCTTTGGGCTAATTTCGAGCTGTAATTCTAAAAAAGATTCTGAAATCGTTATTGCTCCAGAGCCCGAAACTGGAATTGCCGACCCCTTGTCTTCGTGGCATGACAATGCTACAAAAAAAGCCATTACATCCTATGTCACAGAGGTCTCTACCAGTGGAAATCCGAATTTTATTCCAATCTCCGATCGCATCGCTACTTTCGATAACGACGGCACCCTTTGGAGCGAGCAACCTGTTTATTTCCAACTTTTTTTCGCTATGTATCGCATCAAAGCCTTAGCACCAGAACACCCCGAATGGAAAAACAAGCAACCTTTTAAAGCTGTTTTAGAAAACGATATGAAAGCTTTAATGGCTTCTGGTGAAAAAGGCCTTTTAGAACTGGTTATGGCTTCACATTCTGGAATGACGGCCGAAGAATTTGAAGACCTTGTAAAAGATTGGCTGGCACATGAAACGCATCCACGATTTAATAAACCGTATAACGAAGTCATTTTTAAGCCCATGCTTGAACTCCTAGATTATTTAAGAGCGAATAACTTCAAAACCTATATTGTTTCTGGTGGTGGTGTTGAATTTATGCGACCTTGGACAGAAGAAACCTATGGTATTCCAAAAGATCAAATTATTGGAAGCAGTGTTAAAACCGAATTTACGTTTGAAAACGGTAAAGCACAAATAAAGAGATTACCTCAAATCGATTTTATAGATGATAAAGCAGGAAAGCCAGTTGGTATTAATAAATTCATTGGTAAAAAACCTGTTTTTGCTGCAGGTAATTCCGATGGTGATTTACAAATGCTGCAATACTCGGCTTCTAGTAATTATAAATCTTTTCAACTATATGTGCATCATACCGACGCCGACAGAGAATGGGCTTACGATAGAGAATCGCATATAGGTACTTTTGAT